From Syntrophorhabdales bacterium, one genomic window encodes:
- a CDS encoding DUF475 domain-containing protein: MIVSTLIILGLALFESITSIDNAVINAETLATMQHRARRWFLTWGMLIAVFGVRGLLPWLLVWVMTPHLGPWQAFTASLTGDVAALNAIHDSAPVLLIGGGVFFIFLFFHWIFMEPKNYGLFVERIIERQAAWFYAVVSILLAIIVWIALRRSPMLGFGAVMGSTAFFIIHGFRRYAEEQERRLLGREAHLSDIGKVLYLEVIDMTFSIDGIVGAFAFTLSVPLILIGNGIGALVVRQLTYYGVERIKRYAYLKNGAMYSILVLGIIMLAHSFGVSVPEWVSPLAAFVIVGYFFVRSLLALRT; encoded by the coding sequence ATGATAGTCTCCACGCTGATCATACTGGGCCTCGCGCTTTTCGAGTCTATAACCAGCATTGACAATGCCGTCATTAACGCCGAGACCTTGGCGACCATGCAACATAGGGCCCGAAGATGGTTCCTGACATGGGGCATGCTGATTGCGGTATTTGGGGTGCGTGGATTGTTGCCGTGGCTCCTTGTTTGGGTCATGACTCCACATCTAGGGCCATGGCAGGCGTTCACCGCCAGTCTGACCGGTGATGTGGCAGCATTGAATGCCATTCACGACAGCGCTCCAGTTCTTCTGATAGGTGGAGGGGTCTTTTTTATATTTCTCTTTTTCCATTGGATATTCATGGAGCCCAAGAATTACGGTCTCTTTGTGGAGCGCATTATAGAGCGCCAGGCTGCATGGTTCTATGCCGTTGTTTCAATCCTGCTTGCGATCATCGTCTGGATTGCTCTTCGCAGGAGCCCTATGCTGGGGTTCGGGGCAGTGATGGGTTCAACAGCCTTTTTTATCATTCACGGTTTCAGAAGATATGCGGAAGAGCAGGAGCGGCGACTCCTCGGGAGAGAAGCGCATCTCTCCGATATAGGTAAAGTCCTTTACCTCGAGGTGATTGATATGACGTTTTCCATTGACGGCATCGTGGGCGCTTTTGCGTTTACGCTCTCAGTACCGCTTATCCTCATAGGGAACGGCATCGGGGCTCTCGTAGTCCGTCAGCTGACGTATTACGGTGTTGAGCGGATCAAGCGGTATGCCTACCTGAAAAACGGTGCGATGTACTCGATCCTAGTGCTGGGCATTATCATGCTGGCCCACAGTTTCGGGGTCTCTGTGCCGGAGTGGGTTTCGCCGCTCGCGGCATTTGTCATCGTTGGCTATTTCTTTGTAAGGTCGCTATTGGCGTTGCGGACTTGA